The genomic region TTCAAAGTCAAATGGGGTATTCGCTACAGCAGTCTGGAAATCTTCAAAATAGATAGCCGGAACAATTGGCGGTAAATTAGTATCGTCTTCTTTTGTACAGCTGCTCAAAGCGCCTAAGGCAACCAAAGCAACACAAAGTGTTTTTATATTAAAATTTTTCATGTGAGTCTCTTTACTGGTTTAAATTAGAATGTTAAGTAAACATTTACGAAATACGTTCTGCCATAACCGTAGAAATATTTCGATCCGAAAGAACGGGTACCACTGGCATAATCCATATTTAACTCTCTGTAGTTCGCGTTTCTTGCTTGTTCGAAACCTCCTGTTTTGTAAGTAACATCAAAGATGTTGTTAACACTTGCAAAAAAACCTAAAGTGTTTCCGTGAATTCTCCATGATTTACCACCTGTAAGGTTAACCAACATGAAAGAATCGAATTTCTCCTGGCTTAATAATTGACGTGCTCTGTCTTCGGTAACTTCCGGATACGATACTCCAGAACCTCCAGGTTGCATAAAGAAGTTGTTGGTACGGATCAATGGATCTACTTCAACATAACTGTCGTCTAAGTAGTTGGCATTAGCTCCGATCCACCAGAATTTAGGATCTCTATATTCAATTCCAAGTGAGTAAGCCTGTTGCGGCATACCACCTTGTCTGTAGTTTTTAAGGTACGAATCTCCGAAGTTAACAATTGGGTTAAGCCCAGCTGCCTGACGTGAATCGATGTTAAGCAATACTGTTGGGTTGTTGCTGTAGATGTATTGACCATATGAAGCAGAACCGGTAACTTTAATTGTTTTAGATAATTGGTACTCTAAACCTAACTCTAAACCGATGTTTTGTTTGTCGATGTTTTTAGTAATCTCAGCCACGAAGTCATTTTCACTGTCGTTACCACCATCTTCGATCGCTCCTAAACCTTCTGCATAGAAGAAACCAACTTTAGTAGCGTCTTCGATTTTAGAGTAGAATCCGGTTAAACGTGCTTTTAATTTTGGTGCTCTGATGATATAACTTGCATCAACACTTGAAATCTTCTCATCGTCTAATCCGCTAACGATACTGTTGTTTAAACGAGCATTGTTGAATGCATTTCTTAGCATTGGCGCTTTAGTCATATAAGCAGCGTTAACACTTAACATGTGCTTACCTGTAATTTTGTAGGTAAGACCTCCTTTGAAACCGTAGTTGTTAAACTCTAACTTGTCGCTTTTTCCGTACGAGTTGTCGGCGTATAATCCGTTTCTGTAAAGACCTTCTCTCTGGTATCTTGTCTGAGAGAATGTTTGTGCTAAATAGAAATCGAATTTGTTGTAAGTAAATTTAAACTGAGTAAAGGCATCCGCAACGATAGCGCGCATGATGTAGTTGTATCCGTAACGATCACCCGCGTTAACAACACGGTTCGGGTTGTTTAAGTCACTTTGAGACTGACCAGCAGTGAATCCGTTTCCTTCGTAGAATAAATCGGTATCCATAAATCCATAATCTCCCAGTGGATCTAACATTTTCTGGAAGTTTTCTGATTTTAATGAACGGAAGTTGATTCCTGCATTTAAAGTAATGTTATCCGATAATTGTGAATTTAAGATGGAGTTTGCAGTCCAGGTAACATCTTCCATACGGTCTTCATATAAAGCGTAGATACTACGTTTGTTGATGTCGTTGGCATGGTACATTCTCTCCCAGTTGATCTGGCTGTTGTTGATGAAATCCACTCTTGCGATTTCAGCCTGTGCATAGTTTGGAGTATGCGTTGGTAAAGAACCGTCAGCTGGAATATTGTGTAAGTTTAAATAATAACTTGGTAAGTTTTTGTAGTAAGTAGGATCAGGGTTGTTTCCTCCATTATAGTCTAATCTGGAATTCCCGATTCCTCCTGATTGGTAAGAAATATTCGTGTTTAACGTGTTTCGCTCATTGATTTTCCAGTAGTGGCTTAACATTAAGATAGGCTCATCAACGTTTTTGTCTCTTGAGTTTCTCTTTTTGCCATTTTGCCATCCCCAATACGAGTTGTACTCTGTTCCCATTAAGTCCGTAACTTCCTGAGTGTTTGGTGAATTTTTACCTCTGCTGTTTTGTGCGTAGATAGAAGTAAAGTTGATGCTATGTTTGTCGTTGAATTTTTTCTCAATACTGGCAAAAAGGGAGTTAGCAGAATAATCTGTTCCTTCGAAGTAACCTTCTTTAGCCCATCTTCTGGATCCGGAAACCACAAATGCCCATCCGTCTTTGTTCATTCCGGAAGCATAGGTAGCCATAGTTCTCCAGCTGTAGTTTGAATTTGTTCCTGAAAACGAAACACGCGTTCCCGGACGGTAAAAAGAAGCTCTAGTGTTTATCTCTTGCGTACCTAAAATGTTACCAAAAGTATAGTCGGAAGGAGCCGATCCCATTGTGAATTCCTGGTTTCGAGTCGCGTCATTAAGACCTCCCCAGTTACTCCACTGTGGTCTTCCGTCAAAAAGTTTGTTCATTACGATACCATTAATCATAGTAGTACCATACTCGTTGTCCAAACCTCTGATTCGGAATCTTGCCTGACCCCAGTTGAAAGCAGCAGCTTGTTGGTAAGTGTCACGGGATGCCTGTAGCAAACCTGCAGTACTCTCAGAACCACTGTTGTCATCTCCAAGATCGTTTTCTGTGATGGTGATCAAGCTTAGTTGTTGTTCCGATGTGATGTCTTCTTCTAAGAAAACCACACCCAAATCCAAAGATTGTCCTTTCACAATGCTAAGTGTATAAGTCTGGGTGGTGTACCCGGTACTTCCTACAGTTAACGTTTGTTGTCCTTCAGTTGCTACATCGAAAGAGAAAACCCCAGTTGCATCGGTTAAAGCAGACTGGTTGGTGCTTGTGATGGTCGCAACAACATTTCTTAATGGTTTTTGCGTTTTAGAATCAACAACTTTTCCCTTTAGTGCTGGGGAGTGTTGTGACCAAACAAAAACGGCTTGCAGTACAAATAAAATACTAAATACAAGTTTTTTCATAAATAAAATTAAGTTAATTTTTTGTTTGCCAAGTCTTAATAAAAACTTAACAGCCTGCAAATGTACATCTTTTAATAATATTATTTACTTTTGGCCCGGAGTTTGTCTCAAACTTGATGTTAATTTAATATACTTTACATGAAAATTAGAAATTTCATCGCGCTTTTAATTGTATGTTTCTCATTTAATGGGATTTACGCGCAAAACAAAAAATTCAAAGTCTACACTGTGGCCTTCTACAACCTGGAAAACCTGTTTGATACAATCAATGGGCCGAACAATGATGAGGAGTGGTTGCCTAACGGGACACAACACTGGACTAGAGCAAAGTATCAGAAAAAACTGGCTAATTTGAGCCGCGTTATTCCGGAAATCGGAACCGGTGAAAATCCATACGCTCCGGTTATCGTAGGATGTGCCGAAGTGGAAAACAGAGGGGTATTGGAAGATTTAGTGAAACAACCGGGAATGATCGAAAAAGATTATGGGGTGATTCACTTTGACTCTCCGGACAAAAGGGGAATCGACGTGGGCTTTTTATATCAGAAAAAACACTTCAGACCGTTAAGCTATAAAAATATACCATTATATATATATGAAAACGAGCAAGGGTTAAATAAAAAAGCCAAAGAAGAAGGTGATGATAAGGTGGAAGAAAACGTAAACCTTGATGTGAAAACCAGAAGAATCTATACCCGTGACCAGTTATTGGTTACCGGATTATTGGATGGGGAAGAAATCAGTGTTATCGTAAATCACTGGCCGTCACGTTCCGGAGGTGAGAAAAAAAGTAGCCCGTTCCGTGAAGCGGCCGGCGCTTTAAATAAAAAAATTATCGATTCCCTTTACCGAATCAACCCGAATGCGAAAGTAATTACTATGGGCGACTTAAACGATGGTCCTTATAATAAGAGTGTAAAAGAAGCTTTAGGTGCGAAAGGAAAAAAAGAGGACGTGAAAGAATTCGGTATGTTTAACCCGATGGAGCAAATGTCGAAAGACGGTATCGGAACATTGGCCTACCGTGATGCATGGGATTTATTCGACCAGATTATCATCAGCGAACCGTTGATCCGTAAAGATTATTCGTCATTGCGTTTCTGGAAAGCAGGGGTGTTTAACAAACCATATCTGATCCAGAGTTCCGGACAGTATAAAGGCTATCCGCTGCGTAACTCCAATGGAGAAGTCGGATTTAGTGACCATTTTCCGGTGTACATTTATCTGATTAAAGAAGCGAAGTAATAATAAAGGCAGGTTTTTTTACCTGCCTTTTTCCTTTTTTGTACTTTAGTACAAACATTCAACCTATGGCTATCCAACCCCCTTTTAATCTTAATCAGTGGATTAATGAGAACCGGCATTTGTTAAAACCGCCGGTTGGTAATAAAAATATATACGTAGACGCCAACGATTTTATTGTAATGATCGTGGCCGGTCCCAATGCGCGTAAAGACTATCATTATAACGAAACGGAAGAAATCTTCTACCAATTGGAAGGTGATATCAAAATCGTAATTCAGGAAGATGGCGAACGTAAGGAAATGCCACTCAAAGCAGGCGATATGTATTTGCATCCGGCAAAAGTGCCACATTCGCCAGTGAGAAGCGAAGGTTCCATCGGACTGGTGATCGAACGGAAAAGAGCCGGAAAAGGATTTACCGACGGACTGTTATGGCATTGCGATAATTGCAACCATAAACTATACGAAGTCTATTTTGAATTAAAAGATATTGAAAAAGACTTCTTGCCGCATTTCCAGCATTTTTACAATTCGGAAACCTTGCGAACCTGTGAGAAATGTGGAACCGTGATGGAATCCGATCCGCGTTTTGTCGCAAAAAAATAGAAAAACACAAAGGTTATTGTTGCGGAAACAGAAGCGTAAAAGTTAATCCTTTATAATCCTAAACAAAAAACAGTAACTTTGTGAAAAATAAAAACACACGAAAATAACTTAGAATAATGGCAACAGCAATTGACCAATTCGGTATTCAGGAAGCACTACAACAATTAGGGCTTAAAGAAATAAACGAAGGAACATCAACCGGTTCAAACTGGTTTTCAAATGGTAAAATTATCGAATCCTATTCTCCTGCAACCGGAGAATTAATCGGAAAAGTAAAATCATCCACTAAAGAAGATTACGAAGCAGCCATGAAAACGGCTGAAGAGGCGTTTAAAGAATGGCGATTGATCCCGGCTCCGAAAAGAGGCGAAATTGTGCGTCAAATGGGTGAAGCACTTAGAAAATATAAAGAGCCTCTGGGGAAACTGGTTTCGTATGAAATGGGTAAAAGCCTTCAGGAAGGTTTGGGTGAAGTTCAGGAAATGATCGATATCTGTGATTTCGCAGTAGGATTATCCCGTCAGCTTTACGGTTTAACTATGCATTCCGAAAGACCAATGCACAGAATGTATGAGCAATGGCATCCGTTTGGAGTGGTAGGGATTATCTCGGCGTTTAACTTCCCGGTAGCGGTATGGAGCTGGAATTCAATGTTGGCTTGGGTTTGTGGAGACGTTTGTATCTGGAAACCAAGTTCAAAAACACCTTTGTGTGCCGTAGCTTGTCAAAACATTATTACAGAAGTATTGCGTAACAACAATGTTTCAGAAGGTGTTAGCTGTTTAGTAGTCGGAAACGAGTCTGGTGATTTGATCAACAATGATAAGCGTATTCCATTAGTATCGTTCACAGGTTCTACAAGAATCGGACGTCACGTATCGAAAACCGTAGCGGAACGTTTCGGAAATACAATCCTTGAATTAGGTGGAAACAACGCCATTATCGTTTCAGAACATGCCGATATCAGTATGGTATTGGTAGGGGCGGTATTCGGAGCGGTAGGAACTGCCGGACAACGTTGTACCTCTACAAGACGTTTAATCGTTCACGAAAGTGTTTACGACAAAACGATCAACGTATTGAAAAATGCATACGGACAGTTAAAAATCGGAAATCCATTGGATTCGAACAACCACGTTGGACCGCTAATCGACAAAGGTGCGGTGAACGATTACCTGAATGCTATTGAAAAAGCAAAACAGGAAGGTGGAAACATTATCGTTGAAGGTGGTGTTTTAGAAGGTGAAGGATACGAAAGCGGATGTTACGTAAAACCATGTATCATCGAGGCGAAAAATGAATTCCATATTGTTCAGGAAGAAACATTCGCACCGATCTTATATGTAATGAAATATTCAACTATCGAAGAGGCGATCGCTATGCAAAATGGTGTTCCTCAAGGATTGTCATCATCGATCTTTACCAACAACATGAGAGAAATGGAATTATTCCTTTCTCAGGCTGGTTCAGATTGTGGTATCGCAAACGTAAACATCGGAACATCTGGTGCTGAAATCGGTGGTGCTTTTGGTGGTGAAAAAGAAACCGGTGGAGGACGTGAGTCAGGATCGGATGCGTGGAAAGCGTATATGAGAAGACAAACGAATACCATCAACTACGGAACCGCGTTGCCATTGGCACAAGGTATCAAGTTTGATTTATAATCGATACAAATCTTAATATAAAAAGGGCTGTCTAATTTTGTAGACAGCCCTTTTTTGTTTCTACTATCTGAGAATCAGATATGCTATTTCGGTTTCTAACATCTGACAGGTTTCCAAAACCTGTCAGATGTTAAATAGATTTAAAAACGATACCCGATACTTACTCCGGCGTTAAACTCAATCGCGCTAAAACGATCGTTTACAGCACTGCTAAAGTTACGCGCAATATTCGCATAGGGTGCGATCGCAAATTTATCGTTCCAGGCCCATTTGTATCCGGTTCCGAAACCGATGATAAAGCTGTTCATATCGGTCGTAAGGGTTACTTCCGCATCGTTGATGACTTCTTTTTCGTTAAAATCACCAAAGCGGTATTTTAAAAATGGCGATACATAATAGCCGGAATTGCTTGCTCCGTTAGCTCCGAAATAAAAATTATAGGAAGCCAGAATACTATTGGTTTTAAATTCTTTGGCACCACCGCTCTTTTCAGCAGTATAGGAAAAACGGTCGTTGATCAGGAATTCAACTCCGATAGACTGGTCATTGTCCAGAAAATGCTCATAGCCCAGTTCCACCGAGGCCAGTACGATCGTATTTAAAATATTAACCTTAACTTCGTTCTTGGATTGTGCATTGGCAAAAAGGCCGCTCAATAGTACGCCTAAAAGAATAATGTGTTTTCTCATATTTCAAAATTTTTGCAAAGGTATAAAAATCAGACGAAACGCTTAGTTGCGCCCTTTCTCGTTGGCGTAAAGCTCGTGTAACGGATCACTTTGCCAAAACGTTTTGGTGTCCACGTCCATAATCGTTAGCCGACCTTTAAATGCAGCTCCGGTATCGACATTCCAGACATTGGCTTTGTTCACCGGTACGGTTTCGCCAATTCGGGTTACCGGTGTATGACCGATAAAGATTTCTTTATATAGCGTAAGGCGTTTCGGATAAAACAAATCGTCTTTCGATAGCGCCGGATTTAACGACATGGCCGTTTCCCATAACGTTCGGTCCCAACAGAACATCCCGCGGAAAAACTCGTAGTAAACCCCTTTCTGATTCGTAAAACCGGCATGAACATACAGGCGATCCTGTTCGTCGATATAATAGTCGTTTAAACGCGCCAGAAAACCTATGTGACGGTCTTTGGTGTGAATGTCGAGATCCTGATAGGCATCTACAGTCGATTGTCCGCCGTGGATACGCCATTCGGCATTGTCGTCGCCAGCCATTAACCAGCGTAAAACCATTTCTTCATGGTTGCCGCGGATAAAAAAACAATCGTGGGTTTTGTCCAGTTCAATTAAAAAATCAATTACACGAGGCGAATCACTCCATCCATCAATATAATCGCCTAAAAACACTAATTTATCGTTTGTAGTAACCTCGGCGCGTTCCAGGATCTGGTGTAACGCTTTCAGTCCGCCGTGTATATCTCCAATAACTAACGTTCTACTCATTATTCATTCCGTATTTCATTTTTCGTAAAATGCGCATGGCTTCTTTAAACGACACATAAACCGTAGGGTTTTCATGCGCTTTAAGGAGCAATTTGGCATCAATAAGTTTTTGTTTGGCCTCTTCAAATCCATTCAGATAACAGATCATCAGGGTCGAGGGTAGGTTTTCCAGATCTTTATTCTCGCGTTCGGACAACGGTAAACCTTTTTGCAATTTACGGATTAATGCTAAATTGGAGTTATAAATATGAAATAACATTTTACGGTTGAATTCCGGTGGCTCGAAAAGCATCTGGTTGTCGATCTTGTAGTAACCATTGTCATAAAACCGGATGCTGACCTGCTCCAACGGGTAATAACTCGTTTTGTCGTTTAATCCCAATAGTAGGTATTCGGTGATTCTAAAACAATCGTCCGTATAGTCTACCGTCACTTCGTCTAATGCCGAGTAAAAAAGTTTGACCTGTTCGTTGATTAACTCGATATCAACCCGGGAAAAGAACGTCTTATCCCGTATTTTCTTTTTGTTTCCGGCCCAGCAAACGATAAAAAATTCCTTGAAAACCTTATACTTGGGATTCATATCCTTATGACGGTTGTTCATGAAATCGATAACGCCTTCCAGCGTATATTCAATGCTGTTGCGGGAGTTGTTTTCGATACTGATAACCGTTTCGGTATTCGAATTGGCTATAGGTTCCTGAAAAAAATCCGGCTCATCAATCGGGATCGAATTGCTCCCCCGACGGATAAAAATGGCTTTGGCCGGAATGGTATATATCGCTTTTTTAAAAGATGAAATTTTATGCGTCGGCCGAATCGTAACCAATCCAACGACCTTGTCTTTTGGTAAATGCGGAAACGGAACATTTTCATACTGAATCCGCGGTGGATTATCCAAAAAAGCATTGACCAGATTCTGAATCCGACTGTCGTCGAAAAAGTCGTCGCCTACAATTTCGTTGTCCTGATCTTCCACACCCACCACAATATAGGAATTGTTAGTCGGGTTGGAATTCGATAACGCACAGATGTGTTTTAAAAACTTTGCCTTGCCTTCTTTGGTATGCAGATTCAACTGACGTTTTTTGTCATAGAAGCTGCTCTCATCGTTGTGAGCCAATAGGTTTTTGATAAGCAGGCGCTTGTTAATCATCGAATAAAGAGGATGTTATAAAATTTTGTTTACGATTGTTGACGTAGCCTGAGCGGTCGATAATACCATCAGATCGGCAATGTTAACATGATACGGTCTTGAGATCACAAAGTGGATAATATCCGCGATGTCTTCGGCCAGTAAGGGTTGAAAACCTTTGTATACGGTATCGGCACGATCGGTATCGCCTTTAAAGCGCACTTCGGAAAAAGCCGTGTGAACCATACCCGGATGAATACCGCCCACTTTAATTCCAAAAGCATTCAGGTCGATCCGCATGCCTTGAGTGATGGCGTCTACAGCATGTTTGCTCGCGCAATAAACGTTTCCGTTGGGATAAACTTCCTTTGCGGCGGTCGATCCGATGTTGATAATATGACCGGATTTGCGTTCGGCCATTTGTGGTACTATCGCTTTCGAAACATACAACAATCCTTTTACGTTAATGTCGATCATCGCATCCCAATCGTCGGTGTTTCCGGTTTGAATCGGATCCAGTCCATGAGCATTTCCTGCATTATTGATCAGAATATCGATTTTTGAAAAGTCCTCCGGAAGGGACGAAATGGCTTTAAAAACCGAATCTTTGTCTTTCACATCAAAGACAAGTGACGTAATTTGTGTATGTTTTGCTAAATCGCTTTCTAATGTTTCGAGAATTTCTTTTCTTCGTCCACAGATAATCAGACGATATTGATGACGGGCCAAAAGCTCAGCTGTCGCTTTTCCGATTCCGCTTGTAGCACCCGTGATAAGAACTGTTTTCATGGTAATTAAATTTCAGATCTTAAAAATATAAAAACAAAATCATAATTCAGGCTTAAAATGAAAGTGTTACCAAGACTTTTAACCAATTGTTAACAACAAAACACTAAATAAATTTTCAATTTGCAGTGTTAAAATAACTTATTTAATTTCACGGCTCAAAAAAACATAAAAATGGACGACACCACAGCTACTTTAGACATTAGAGCAATTAATGAAAAAATAGAGAGAGAAAGTGCTTTTATCGATCTGCTGACAATGGAGATGAACAAGGTGATTGTAGGTCAGAAGCACATGGTAGAACGATTATTAATCGGACTTTTAGGACAAGGTCATATCCTTTTGGAAGGAGTTCCGGGATTGGCAAAAACATTAGCCATCAATACCCTGTCGCAAGCGGTTCAAGGTTCTTTCAGCAGAATTCAGTTTACGCCCGACCTTTTACCGGCGGATGTAGTGGGAACCATGATCTATAATATCAAACAAAATGACTTCTCGATAAAAAAAGGACCGATCTTCGCCAATTTCGTATTAGCGGATGAGATCAACCGGGCACCGGCAAAAGTGCAATCGGCATTACTGGAAGCCATGCAGGAAAAACAGGTAACCATTGGCGATGAAACCTTTAAGCTGGACAAACCATTCCTGGTAATGGCTACGCAAAACCCGGTAGAACAGGAAGGAACCTATCCGTTACCGGAAGCGCAGGTCGATCGTTTTATGTTAAAAACGGTAATCGACTATCCTAAAATGGAAGACGAGCGTATGGTAATCCGTCAAAACCTGAAAGGAAGCTACGAAAAAGTGAACGCGGTGATTTCGTTAGATCAGATCCGGAGAGCGCAGGAAGCGGTTCGCGAAGTCTATATGGACGAGAAAATTGAAAAATACATCCTGGATATCATCTTTGCTACCCGTTATCCTGAAAAATACAAACTGGCCGATTTAAAACCATTAATCAGCTTCGGTGCTTCGCCAAGGGGAAGTATCAATCTGGCTACGGCGGCTAAATGTTATGCCTTTATCAAACGCCGTGGTTATGTAATCCCGGAAGACGTGCGTGCCGTGGTTCACGATGTGTTGCGTCACAGAATCGGAATTACCTACGAAGCAGAGGCCGAAAACATCACTTCTGTTGAGATCATCAATAAAATTGTAAACGAAATCGAAGTGCCTTAGAATATAGATTGCTGATTTTAACCCCTTTTGCCAGGCATCAGGATCGAATCGTTAATCTGTAATCACTCTTAGAATGGATACCAAAGAACTTTTAAAAAAAGTACGAAAAATAGAAATCAAAACCCGGAGACTGAGCGATCATATCTTTTCGGGCGAATACCATACGTCCTTTAAAGGACGGGGGATGACATTCTCGGAAGTCCGCCAGTATCAGTTTGGCGACGATGTTCGTGCGATCGACTGGAATGTAACGGCACGTTATAATGAACCGTATATCAAGGTTTTCGAAGAAGAACGCGAACTCACGATGATGTTGCTGGTCGACATCAGTGGATCGGAAAGTTTTGGAACCCGTAATCAGCTTAAAAATGATGTGGTAACCGAAATCGCCGCTACTCTGGCCTTTTCAGCGACACAAAACAACGACAAAATCGGATTGATCCTGTTTTCAGATCAGATTGAATTGTTTATTCCGCCTAAAAAAGGGAAATCCCACGTGTTGCGCATCATCCGCGAACTAATCGAGTTTACGCCAAAAAGTAAAAAAACGGATTTGTCACAAGCCCTGAAATTTTTGTCGGGTGTGATGAAAAAGAAAGCCATCGTATTCGTGATTTCCGATTTTATGGCTTCCGATTATGAGCAAACCCTGAAAATCGCCGGAAAAAAACACGATGTTACCGGAGTTCGGGTATACGATGTCCGCGAAGAAAAAATGCCAAACATCGGAATGGTGCCTATGGAAGATGCTGAAACAGGCGAAACACTATTAGTCAATACTAATTCGAAATCGGTTCGGATGGAATACGAAAAACATTATCAGGAAAACGTAAACTAT from Flavobacterium sp. WV_118_3 harbors:
- a CDS encoding DUF58 domain-containing protein; translated protein: MDTKELLKKVRKIEIKTRRLSDHIFSGEYHTSFKGRGMTFSEVRQYQFGDDVRAIDWNVTARYNEPYIKVFEEERELTMMLLVDISGSESFGTRNQLKNDVVTEIAATLAFSATQNNDKIGLILFSDQIELFIPPKKGKSHVLRIIRELIEFTPKSKKTDLSQALKFLSGVMKKKAIVFVISDFMASDYEQTLKIAGKKHDVTGVRVYDVREEKMPNIGMVPMEDAETGETLLVNTNSKSVRMEYEKHYQENVNYFKETFSRCGSGTVSTRVDESYVTKLLGYFKART